The following coding sequences lie in one Colius striatus isolate bColStr4 chromosome 14, bColStr4.1.hap1, whole genome shotgun sequence genomic window:
- the OSGIN1 gene encoding oxidative stress-induced growth inhibitor 1 — translation MLPDRKMHALLTRSQNKSGFKPLPVVIIGNGPSGICLSYLLSGYIPYFKRDSLHPHPILQRKLEEAPDVSILDQDLEYLSEGLEGRSHSPVALLFDTLQRPDTDFGGTAESVLTWWHEADRAIPHLVLGRNAPGGAWHSIEGSMVTLSKGEWMGLPDLPFKDWLKQKRRGLRNNRATAEDIAQYYQHYVMRKGLQKNFRCGTVVTSVRKVSAESISSHAQEDQQESSGSLWNFSETSAELFQVDGFFRTVEGDKEPFSVYAENVVLATGTYDSPTWLGVKGENLSYVHHQLSALEEAVRNSSIGIMSDPVLVVGAGLTAADAILFAHHCNIPVIHVFRRRVTDPGLIFNQLPKLMYPEYHKVHQMMKEQSAACTGPYESYVSLPEHHVLSFSKDKKCILQDKNGYQKVYKISMALVLTGSNPNLSFLPNNGVDLAMNGDQPVNPKRNPIDVDPFTYECTQEKGLYALGPLVGDHFVRFVQGGALAVASSLLKKANKNPP, via the exons ATGCTTCCAGACAGGAAGATGCATGCATTATTGACCAGATCCCAAAATAAGAGTGGGTTCAAGCCACTGCCTGTTGTGATCATTG GAAATGGGCCTTCAGGAATCTGTCTCTCATATTTGCTGTCAGGCTACATCCCTTACTTCAAAAGAGActctcttcatcctcatcccaTTCTTCAGAGGAAACTGGAAGAGGCACCAGACGTCTCCATTTTGGACCAG GATTTGGAGTATCTGTCTGAAGGCTTGGAGGGACGATCCCACAGCCCTGTGGCTCTTCTGTTTGATACTCTTCAGCGACCAGACACAGACTTTGGTGGGACAGCAGAATCTGTCCTCACTTGGTGGCACGAGGCTGACAGAGCCATCCCACACCTGGTCCTTGGCAGAAACGCTCCTGGGGGTGCCTGGCAT TCTATTGAGGGCTCTATGGTTACCCTGAGCAAGGGGGAATGGATGGGACTCCCAGATCTCCCATTCAAAGACTGGCTAAAGCAAAAGAGAAG AGGCCTAAGGaacaacagagccacagcagaagACATTGCTCAATATTACCAGCACTATGTGATGAGGAAAGGACTGCAGAAGAATTTCAGATGTGGTACTGTCGTGACCTCTGTGAGGAAAGTGAGTGCAGAGAGCATCTCCAGCCATGCACAGGAAGATCAACAGGAGAGCAGTGGCTCCCTCTGGAACTTCAGTGAGACAAGTGCAGAGCTCTTTCAGGTGGATGGGTTTTTCAGAACTGTGGAAGGTGATAAAGAGCCCTTCTCTGTCTATGCAGAGAACGTGGTTTTAGCTACAGGAACATACGACAGTCCTACTTGGCTTGGGGTGAAGGGAGAGAACCTTTCCTATGTCCACCACCAGCTGTCTGCCCTGGAGGAAGCAGTGAGGAACAGCAGCATTGGCATCATGTCAGATCCAGTCTTGGTGGTGGGCGCTGGTCTGACAGCTGCCGACGCGATTCTCTTTGCTCACCATTGCAATATTCCTGTCATCCACGTTTTTCGGAGGCGGGTCACTGATCCAGGCCTCATTTTTAACCAGCTCCCCAAACTGATGTACCCTGAATACCACAAAGTCCATCAGATGATGAAAGAACAGTCAGCTGCTTGTACTGGGCCCTATGAGAGTTATGTCAGCCTTCCCGAGCATCACGTGCTGTCCTTCAGCAAGGACAAGAAATGTATCTTGCAAGACAAGAACGGCTACCAGAAGGTTTACAAGATTTCCATGGCTCTTGTTCTAACTGGCTCCAACCCCAACCTCTCCTTTCTACCAAATAATGGGGTCGACTTGGCAATGAACGGGGACCAACCAGTCAATCCAAAGAGGAATCCCATAGATGTTGACCCTTTCACCTACGAGTGCACTCAGGAGAAGGGGCTGTATGCTCTGGGGCCTCTGGTTGGGGATCACTTTGTACGCTTTGTGCAGGGAGGGGCTCTGGCTGTTGCCAGCTCTCTcttaaagaaagcaaacaaaaatccccCCTAA